In Runella sp. SP2, the genomic window TTTCTCAAAATGTACCGCAAGATTGTGGGCATTTCCGCTTTTTATCGAGCCTTTAATCTTTTCAGCGATTTCAAGGTCTCGTGCAGTCTTCTCGGCAACAAAGCCACTAAAAATACACCCAACTACTAACGTCAAGAAAATAATTTGCAGGGTTCTCATTGCGAAAGCGTAAATTTGTTTTTTGATTTCAATAAGTTCTTGGCTAAAATTGTGCCAAACTCGTTCGTCTCACAAAAAACAGATTATTCCTTTTTCGCTGTGCAGAATCCAATACTTTCACTCGACCAAACCCACCAAAAAATAAAGCGAATTGCTTTTGAAATTTACGAACGTAACCTCGAAGAAACCAACGTTGTCCTTGCTGGAATCGTGGGGGAAGGCTATACCATGGCTGGTCTTTTAACCAACTACCTGCGGGAGATTTCGCCTTTGAACATTACGTTGATGAAAATTGACCTAAACAAAGAGCAGCCCCATACCAGCCCTGTCCATTTTGACATAGACAAAGAAGCACTGAACGGCAAAGTAATCATTGTGGTGGATGATGTGCTAAACACAGGTCGTACGCTAGCCTACAGTCTTTCTCCGTTTTTGGGAGTTTCTGTCAAACGGGTGCAAGTGGCGGTCATGGTCAATCGAGCCCATCACTCCTTTCCCATTTCGGCTGATTATGTTGGCTACGCCCTGAGTACTACGCTCAATGAGCACATTCGGGTGAAACTTTCTGAGCCTGAAGCAGGTGTATATTTAAGTTAATAAGAGGGGCTTTTTCCCCCTCTTACTCATAAATGATGGCTGTCCCGTTGGCACTTACCATGAGCATAGTACCGCTACCACCGATGGTTTGATAGTCTAAATCAACTCCTATAATGGCATTGGCGCCTAGCCGCTGGGCTTGTTCAATCATTTCTTTGAGGGCAATACTCTTGGCTTCGCGTAAGCCCTGTTCGTACGCCCCTGAGCGTCCGCCTACGATGTCACTAATGCCTGCAAAAAAGTCTTTTACAAAATTGGCACCTATGATGGCCTCGCCGTTGACCAAACCGATGTACTGAGTAATTTTTTTACCCTCAATGTTGTTGGTAGTTGTTATGAGCATATCAAAAGCGGTGAGAATGTTAAATATGGGCACAATAGTAGTCATAATGGGATAAATCGGCGGTACAATCTAGGAACAACGGTCTTGGGAATGTACCAACGACTTAAAACCTCCATGAAAATATTGGGATATGTGCTTTCTAAATAGTGGTTCCTCCATCGACGGTATAAATGCCTCCCGTGCAGTAGCCCGACGCATCCGAAGCTAAATACAAAACCAACGAAGCCACTTCTTCTACTGTCCCCATGCGGGCAATGGGCAATCGTTTTGTAAAATGCGCCAATGTTTTTTCATCTTGCCAAAGCGCCTGGCTAAACTTTGTCTTGATAAGCCCTGGCGCGACGGCATTTACGCGAATTCCATCTGCTCCCCATTCTTTTGCCAAAACTTTGGTAAGCATATTAATGGATGCTTTACTCACGCTATAAATCCCCAAACCTGGGTCGGGCGTTTCGCCAGCAATGCTACTAATATTGATAATGCTCCCTCCTCCTCTCAGTTTCATGACGGGATACACCATTTTAGATAGTTGAAAAGGTGCTTTTACGTTGATGTCCATGATTTTGTCATAGGCATTGTCGGGGCAATCTACGGTAGGGCCATAATAAGGATTGGCCGCAGCGTTGTTTACCAAAATATCAATTCCGCCATAGACCTCTACCGTTTTATCAAATAAGTGCTTTGTTTGTGCTTCGTCTCCCATTCTTGCCTCTATGGCCGTGACTTCGCCCCCCGTTTTACGAATGTCCTCCGCCAATTCGTCGAGGTCTGCTTGCCGCCGACTACTAATCACGACTTTTGCGCCAAATTGTGCCAAATACCGCGCAATTTGTTCGCCGATTCCTTTACTTGCTCCCGTAATGAGCGCTACTTTACCTGTCAATTTAAAAAGTTGGTTGTCAGCCATTTTGGTTAGTTCTTTAGTAATTGGTGAATGAAATTAGGCAGTTAAAAGTCCGCCGTCAAGGACGAGGGTGTGTCCTGTCATAAACGATGATGAAGCCGAGGCTGCGTACAAAATTGCGTCAGCGATTTCTTCGGGTTTCCCAAATCGCTTCATCGGAATCGCATTCTGGAGTGCTTCTAAGTAATTGGTATCGTCGTTAACAATCGCGTTTTCGAGCATGGGTGTCAACGTAAACGCTGGGCAAATGGCGTTTACCCTGATTCCGTGTTTGGCAAATTCGAGGGCAGCCGAACGCGTCATGCCCACTACTGCATGTTTGCTGGCCGAATAACCAATGTGCCCCGCAAATCCGCCCAAACCAGCCACCGACGCAATATTGACGATATTGCCTCTTTTTTTGCTCAAAAAATGGGGTAAAACGGCTTGCATACAATAAAAAAGGCCGTTTACGTTGACATCCAACACTTTTTGAAAGTCGGCAGTCGGGTATTTTTCGGTACGAGCTCGTGGTCCAACGATGCCCGCACTATTGACCAATACATCAATATTCCCAAAATAAGAAATACAATCGCTAATCATGCGCTGTACATCTTCAACGTCGGTGACATCAATACGAGCAAAAGTCGCCGCAGCACCCATTCCAGTAAGTTCTTCCACGAGTTCGTCCCCTGCTTTTTCTGACAGGTCGGCAAGGAATAATTTAGCACCTTCGCGAGCAAAAGCCAATGCCGCCGACCGCCCAATGCCAGAACATCCTCCCGTAATAATCACTACTTGATCTTTGAAATTCATTGAATGAAAAATAAGTTAAATTAAGGGTTTTTGAAAAAACTATCGGTTGTTAAAACTAGGATTATGACGCTTTAAACATCTTTTTTGACTTTCTAGCTAATCTTTACCAGAAGCTCAAAGAATACACCTAATTTTACGGCACGCATTTTGGTTATTTTTTTGATGTAAAACAAATAATTCACCCATTCCCTTTTGCTACTCAAATTTTGCGCATTTGTATGATGGACTCCCAACAACCTAACGAGACCGAAGGATTACCACCTTTCATTAAAAGTTGGCGCCAAATGTACCGCATTGTCATTGGTACCTTATTAGTACTTATGGTGCTTTTTTACTTAATGATGAAGTATTTCGAATAATTTTCCCAGATTTCTAAACCTTTCACTTTCCACCTAATCCCTCCTGCCAATGAGTTTTATTGACTGGATTGTCTTAATTGGTACCCTCAGTTTTATCATTATTTACGGTATTTACCGAAGCCGTGGCAAGCAAAATATGGATGATTACCTTATTGCAGGTCAATCGCTACCTTGGTACCACGTATGCTTTTCCGTAATGGCTACGCAAGCGAGTGCGATTACTTTTTTATCTGCCCCAGGCCAAGGCTTTGCCGACGGAATGCGCTTTGTTCAGTTTTATTTTGGGCTTCCGTTGGCGATGGTCGTGCTTAGTATCACTTTTGTACCCATTTTTCACCGACTTAAAGTTTTCACTGCCTACGAATTTCTCGAAACTAGGTTTGATGGTAGAGTTCGTATTTTTACCGTTATCCTATTTTTATTATCACGCGGGCTTTCAACGGGGCTTTCCATTTACGCTCCTTCCATCATTTTAGCCACTATTTTAGGCTGGGATTTAACTTGGACCAATATTTTGATGGGCTCGTTGGTATTGATTTATACCGTTACGGGCGGCACAAAAGCCATTTCTCATACCCATTTACAGCAAATGATTATTGTGACCATGGCCATGTTTGTGGCGGGTTACATGGTTGTTCATCTGTTGCCCAGTGACATTGGTTTTGTGGATGCACTCAAGATTGCGGGGAAAGCAGGACGTCTTAATACCATTGATTTTCATTTTGACCCCAATAGCCGTTATAATATTTGGTCGGGTCTGATTGGAGGCTTCTTTTTGCAACTATCGTATTTTGGCACTGACCAATCGCAAGTAGGCCGCTACCTCACAGGTGAGTCGATTGGACAAAGCCGCATGGGGCTTGTGATGAATGGTTTATTAAAAATTCCGATGCAATTCCTGATTTTGCTCGTTGGAGTGCTCGTTTTTGTCTATTATCAATACAATCCCGCCCCGTTATTTTTTAACAAAGTAGAAACTGACAAACTCAGAAATAGCGAATACGCCGCCGATTACCAATCGTTGGAAGAGAAACATTCATTGGCAGTGAGCAGTCAGCGGGCAGCCGTAGATGGCTTGGCCAAAGCATTAGATTCTAGAGACGAAACTTCGATTGCCCGTTGGCAAGAAGCCTTGAAAGAATCGGACGACACCCAAAAACAGCTTAAAAAAGACGCGGTTTCCTTGATTAAGAAAAACAACCCAACCGCCGATACCAGCGATGTAAATTACGTATTCTTGCGATTCGTACTCGACCGCCTCCCCATTGGGCTGATTGGTCTATTAATTGCCGTCATTTTTAGTGCGTCAATGGGCTCGATTGCCGCTGCCTACAACTCCCTGGCCTCTACCACGGTCGTTGATTTATACAAACGCGTCTATAAAACCGATGCCAGCGACAATCATTATTTGATGGCAACCCGCATTTCTACCATTGGATGGGGCATTTTTTGCATTTTTGTGGCGCAATACGCCAGCAAATTAGGAAGCATGATTGAAGCCGTCAATATTCTTGGTTCGCTTTTCTACGGCGTTATTTTAGGGATATTCTTGGTCGCGTTTTACTTCAAAAACATTGGTGGTAAGGCTACTTTTTGGGGAGCAATTGTGGCCGAAATCGGCGTAGTTCTTTGCTGGTGGTATGACTTAATGGCATTTTTATGGCTCAACGTCGTCGGATGCGTACTCGTCATTGCTTTTGCGTGGATAATTCAAAAAATTAAGCCTGCCAACGCCTAATTGTCGCTCTCCGTTCTGACCGAAAATAATCGCTTCAACCAGCCCATTTTTTCTTCTTTTTCTTCTTTTTTTGCTTGTTCGTCTAAGTCAAAATGAGAGAAATCGGAAAGGATGGGCTGGCCTGCATCCACCCAACAAGTAAACCAAAAATCCGCCACCATTTTAACAGAAGCACGCATCTGCCGTTCGACCTGGCGGTTTAGCAGCTGGTGGTACCGTTCCGAAAACTCCCTCGAATAGGTCTTTACTATCACCCCATTACGATCTTCTAATACGTATTTTTGTTCAGGTCGAAATTTCGCCGACAACTCCCGCTCAAAACGTAAGACACTGTCCAATCCTGCATTGGCATTTCGGACGGCCTGCCAAGCGCGGTGGGCTACTTTGTGTTCATACATAGCCGCACCAACAAACATATCATAACTTTCTCCGTACAATTCTGCAACCCTCGACTCCCAAAAGGCATGAATCCCTTCCTGAGCCGTCATTTGTCCGTTGTAATTGCGGGTTGTGTGCAGAGGGACGTTGGCATCGGCAATATAATGTCCCAAATCTGCCGCTACCCGTAAGATACGGCGGGGATTTTTTTGACGAAATGCTTCCGTTAGCTGAAATTTGTATTGCTGGATTGCCCAAGGTACGGTGCCATTAAGCGCCAACGTATCTTCTCCGTATTTTTCAACGGCCTCTTTCCAATAATAAGGCAGTTTATACAACGCACTATCTCCATACGCTTCGGCATCAATATAATGACGTGGAGCCTCTCCCACCACTGCATAACGCCTTTTGTCGGGATTGACCGCATTTTCGGTCAAGTAGTTAATTTGTTTTTTGAAAAACACTTGCATTTCGGGAGGAAGGCTAAAAACCGCGAGACGGTTGATGCGCTGGTGCGCCCAAAAACCCCACTTTATTTTACCAGAAAAGCCACAAATTGGGATATTCAACAATAACAGAAGAAAAATTAGGGTAAATATTTTCCGAATTAAACATAGATTACAGGGGTACACCCCAAATTTTATTTGGTATTCGCTCTTTACACAAAAGTGTATTATTGTATTTTTTATCCTCAAAAACTGAAATAAAACCATTTTGGAACTGCAAATTGGCTTAAAATAAGTTTTTGAATTAAGTAATTGGCTGAGTATTTTTTGCAGAATCATCGAATTAATCTTCAAATTTTTACTGAGACGTTGAATAAGGTTGTATCGTCACTTTTAATACGGTCATAATTTGATTTGGCAAAATGCAAAAAATACAGAATTGTTTATATTTTTAATAAAAAAAGTACAATTTTTAAATTTCGTTCGTTATCTTTGCACCGTATTCAAAATCAGACGTGAAAACTGAAGTTTAAAAATCAAATTATTACCAAAATGAACAAGAAGAAGTTTTTCGGATATATCAAACCAGTATTTGGCCTTTGTGTATTTATGCTCATCATTTACGGAGCCTACACACCAAGTCAGAATGCAGAGATTCAAAAAATCGTTTGCATTAAATTTAAGGCCGACGCAAGTGCCGCCGACATTGAGCGCCACATGAATGAATTTGCTCAGCTCCGCCGTGAGATTCACCAAATGGTTGCTTACTCAGGTGGTAAAACGTTGAGCGTGGCAGGAAGCTCAGAATATGATGCGATGCACTATCTTACTTTCCGCACGAAGGATGACATTTTGACGTTCCAAAATCACCCAAAATACCAAGAGTTCGTAAAAAACAACCAAGCATCTTGGGAAAAAGAATTGGTGATTGACGCAAGCATTGCTAAATAGTTTTTCTCAAAACTAGCCAACAAAAAAGCCTCGGCATTGCCGAGGCTTTTTTGTTGGGGACGGGGCAGGATTACCCTGCCACCTTACCCATCACATATAACTCTTCCAAATGAGGCGTCGGGTTGCCTCCTTTCTTTTCGAGCGTGACTGCAAATGCTTCTGCTTGTCCCGTCGTTTTCATTTTTTGGAAGGCAGTACTTACATCAAACACGCCTAAATCAACTGGTTTACCTCCTACCAACGCCCAAAGTTGATATTGTTTGTCGGCACTAGGAGTAGGCAATGACAAAACACTTAACTGAACTTCCTGCGTTTTAGGATTCCACACAACCCGCACCGAACTATTGGGTGATTTTTCTACCCCTTTCAAAGTCACAAACTGGTTATTTGCATCATTTAATTGCGCAATTTGCGTCGTTTGTGCTTTAATTTCATTCTGTTGTTGTGCCACCGTTGTTGAAAGTGTATCCAAACGAGCGTTAAAATACACCACCGAACCTACCAAAGCAACCACTGAGGCCGCCGCTACCCACCCCCATTGAAAGGAATTTGCGCGAGAATTAAGCGGTAAAACGGGCACATTATCTTCTTCTTCGACAACTTGTTCCACCTGTGTTTCAGGTTCGTCATCGGCAAAGGTGAGCTGTGCCATAATTTTACTTTTCAACGCAGCTGGGGCAGCCACTTTGTTGGCAAAAGCAAATCGTTCTATTGTATCGCTGAGACTATCTAACTCAGTCCTTATTTCGGGGTAAATTTTAGATAGGCAATCCACTTCCCTCCGTTCCTGATCGGAAACGTTCCCTGAGAGATAGTCTTCTAGGATACCTGATTCTATGTATTCTTTAACGTTAATCATGCACCAAAAAATTTTCTTAAATCCCTAAGAGCACTTCGCACACGCGTTTTTACCGTCCCAAGCGGCATATCTAGCCTTTGGGCTGCCTCTTCGTGCGTGTAGCCTCCCCAATACACCATTTCTATCAGCGTTTGCTGCTCCGGTTTTAGTTGCGACACCACTTCTTTAAGTTCGTTATTGTTAATTTCCTCATATATAGATTGACCTTGTTCTACAGTATATACGGCTGTATCTATATCTTGGATTTCGAGGCGATTAACTCGCAAATAATCTATCGACGTATTCCGTGCGATATTGAGCATCCAGGTAAACAAACGCCCTTTGCTTGAATCGTATTGGGCAATGTTCTTCCAAATTTTGACGAAGATTTCTTGCAGCAAATCCTGTGCAGTTTCTTCAGTGCGAACCACCTTTAAGATAACCCCGTACAGTGCGTCGGAATAATTATCATAAAGGTAATTGAAAGCTTTGCGATCTTGCCTTCGCAAAAGTTCCAATAGTTCGCTCTCATTCAATTTAGGCGTTTTTAATCCCATATAAAAAAGTTAAACCACTTGAGAATGGACAGTATTTACAAGTAAACAAAAGCGAGCGTACTTCTGTTTAAGAGCTTTCATGTATGCAATATCAAAAAAAAAAATCAGTCCTCTAAATCCAACTTGACATTCGCTCTCGTAGATAGTACCAAAAAGGCTATCCACCATGAAAAAGGCTATCCACCATGAAAAAAGGACTTATCAAAACCGTTAAAATTTCGCTTTACTCCTTAGGTTTTCTTTTTGTGGCATTTGTTGTTTATGCCAATCTAGAACCTGCACCCATGCACGCTTATGTAAAGCCAATTAGCATGACCATCATAAAAGTAGATGGGCTTGACGAAACTACTAATTCGGAAGCGTTACAAAAACAAATTAGTCAACAAAAAGGGGTCACCGCTTGTACAGTCAATCCCGCAAGTCAACTCGTAAGCATCACTTTTGACCCTGATGCTACCAACGAGTCTTCTTTGAAATCACTGGTAGGAAGTTTTTCTGCCAAAAAAGTTGAGCCCGCATCCTTTGATGGCATTGCAGCAAGCGGTCCTCAGTGCCCCGTGCCGTTGTCATACATTCAAGCATTTGAGCGCGCAAAATACGCCTTCTGTTTCCGTTAGCATCTTTTATTTTCTCTCAATAACTACTCAAGTTTTAATTTAATCCATTTTCTCAATCAATTAAATCAATTAAAACCATGAAAAAAGCATTTTTGTCTTTATCGGTTGCGCTTGTGTTCATTATGTCATCTTGTAAGAAAGAAGAAGAAGCAGCGCCAAAATCTCTTTACGAACGTTTGGGTGGAGTTGATGCCATCTCAGCTGTTGTGGATCAGTTTATTACTAACGTAGCAGCTGACCCTAACATGGTTCGTACGTTTACGCCACTTCTACAAGAAGTACAAAAAGGCAACACAGCTCGCTTAACAGCCCTTCGTAACAACTTGATTGACCAGATTGGTGAAGCCAGTGGTGGTCCTCAAAAATACAAAGGCAAAGACATGGTAACAGCTCACAAAGGTATGAATATCACTGATACTGAGTTTAATTCATTGGTCAATGACTTGGTAATGGCCTTGAATAAATTCAATGTACCATCTACCGAGCAAAACGAACTTTTAGGTGTTTTAGGAGGCTTGAAAGGCCAAATCGTTGGCAAATAGTAGGGTCTGGTTGGGTAGTTGAGTATTACAGCAGGGCAAATTGCCCTGCTGTTTTTTTTTACTCAACCCAAAGTACCAACCCTTTGAGGTAGCTTCCTTCAGGATGGAAAAGATTGACGGGGTGGTCGGCGGGCTGCGTAATTTGGTGTAAAACTCGCACTTGACGCCCTGCCTCGATGGCCGCTGCTACAATGGTATTGTAGAATAACTCACGGTCCACTACTTGCGAACACGAAAAGGTAAACAATATCCCGTTTGGTTTTAAATGCTTGATGCCCTCTGCATTCAATCGCTTATACCCTTGTACGGCGCGATGACGCGCCGACATGCTCTTGGCATAGGCT contains:
- a CDS encoding YbjQ family protein is translated as MLITTTNNIEGKKITQYIGLVNGEAIIGANFVKDFFAGISDIVGGRSGAYEQGLREAKSIALKEMIEQAQRLGANAIIGVDLDYQTIGGSGTMLMVSANGTAIIYE
- a CDS encoding anti-sigma factor domain-containing protein, with protein sequence MINVKEYIESGILEDYLSGNVSDQERREVDCLSKIYPEIRTELDSLSDTIERFAFANKVAAPAALKSKIMAQLTFADDEPETQVEQVVEEEDNVPVLPLNSRANSFQWGWVAAASVVALVGSVVYFNARLDTLSTTVAQQQNEIKAQTTQIAQLNDANNQFVTLKGVEKSPNSSVRVVWNPKTQEVQLSVLSLPTPSADKQYQLWALVGGKPVDLGVFDVSTAFQKMKTTGQAEAFAVTLEKKGGNPTPHLEELYVMGKVAG
- a CDS encoding heavy-metal-associated domain-containing protein, coding for MKKGLIKTVKISLYSLGFLFVAFVVYANLEPAPMHAYVKPISMTIIKVDGLDETTNSEALQKQISQQKGVTACTVNPASQLVSITFDPDATNESSLKSLVGSFSAKKVEPASFDGIAASGPQCPVPLSYIQAFERAKYAFCFR
- a CDS encoding phosphoribosyltransferase family protein gives rise to the protein MQNPILSLDQTHQKIKRIAFEIYERNLEETNVVLAGIVGEGYTMAGLLTNYLREISPLNITLMKIDLNKEQPHTSPVHFDIDKEALNGKVIIVVDDVLNTGRTLAYSLSPFLGVSVKRVQVAVMVNRAHHSFPISADYVGYALSTTLNEHIRVKLSEPEAGVYLS
- a CDS encoding SDR family NAD(P)-dependent oxidoreductase → MNFKDQVVIITGGCSGIGRSAALAFAREGAKLFLADLSEKAGDELVEELTGMGAAATFARIDVTDVEDVQRMISDCISYFGNIDVLVNSAGIVGPRARTEKYPTADFQKVLDVNVNGLFYCMQAVLPHFLSKKRGNIVNIASVAGLGGFAGHIGYSASKHAVVGMTRSAALEFAKHGIRVNAICPAFTLTPMLENAIVNDDTNYLEALQNAIPMKRFGKPEEIADAILYAASASSSFMTGHTLVLDGGLLTA
- a CDS encoding group 1 truncated hemoglobin; protein product: MKKAFLSLSVALVFIMSSCKKEEEAAPKSLYERLGGVDAISAVVDQFITNVAADPNMVRTFTPLLQEVQKGNTARLTALRNNLIDQIGEASGGPQKYKGKDMVTAHKGMNITDTEFNSLVNDLVMALNKFNVPSTEQNELLGVLGGLKGQIVGK
- a CDS encoding SDR family NAD(P)-dependent oxidoreductase, whose product is MADNQLFKLTGKVALITGASKGIGEQIARYLAQFGAKVVISSRRQADLDELAEDIRKTGGEVTAIEARMGDEAQTKHLFDKTVEVYGGIDILVNNAAANPYYGPTVDCPDNAYDKIMDINVKAPFQLSKMVYPVMKLRGGGSIINISSIAGETPDPGLGIYSVSKASINMLTKVLAKEWGADGIRVNAVAPGLIKTKFSQALWQDEKTLAHFTKRLPIARMGTVEEVASLVLYLASDASGYCTGGIYTVDGGTTI
- a CDS encoding Dabb family protein, yielding MNKKKFFGYIKPVFGLCVFMLIIYGAYTPSQNAEIQKIVCIKFKADASAADIERHMNEFAQLRREIHQMVAYSGGKTLSVAGSSEYDAMHYLTFRTKDDILTFQNHPKYQEFVKNNQASWEKELVIDASIAK
- a CDS encoding RNA polymerase sigma factor, which gives rise to MGLKTPKLNESELLELLRRQDRKAFNYLYDNYSDALYGVILKVVRTEETAQDLLQEIFVKIWKNIAQYDSSKGRLFTWMLNIARNTSIDYLRVNRLEIQDIDTAVYTVEQGQSIYEEINNNELKEVVSQLKPEQQTLIEMVYWGGYTHEEAAQRLDMPLGTVKTRVRSALRDLRKFFGA
- a CDS encoding sodium:solute symporter, coding for MSFIDWIVLIGTLSFIIIYGIYRSRGKQNMDDYLIAGQSLPWYHVCFSVMATQASAITFLSAPGQGFADGMRFVQFYFGLPLAMVVLSITFVPIFHRLKVFTAYEFLETRFDGRVRIFTVILFLLSRGLSTGLSIYAPSIILATILGWDLTWTNILMGSLVLIYTVTGGTKAISHTHLQQMIIVTMAMFVAGYMVVHLLPSDIGFVDALKIAGKAGRLNTIDFHFDPNSRYNIWSGLIGGFFLQLSYFGTDQSQVGRYLTGESIGQSRMGLVMNGLLKIPMQFLILLVGVLVFVYYQYNPAPLFFNKVETDKLRNSEYAADYQSLEEKHSLAVSSQRAAVDGLAKALDSRDETSIARWQEALKESDDTQKQLKKDAVSLIKKNNPTADTSDVNYVFLRFVLDRLPIGLIGLLIAVIFSASMGSIAAAYNSLASTTVVDLYKRVYKTDASDNHYLMATRISTIGWGIFCIFVAQYASKLGSMIEAVNILGSLFYGVILGIFLVAFYFKNIGGKATFWGAIVAEIGVVLCWWYDLMAFLWLNVVGCVLVIAFAWIIQKIKPANA
- a CDS encoding zinc dependent phospholipase C family protein; amino-acid sequence: MRKIFTLIFLLLLLNIPICGFSGKIKWGFWAHQRINRLAVFSLPPEMQVFFKKQINYLTENAVNPDKRRYAVVGEAPRHYIDAEAYGDSALYKLPYYWKEAVEKYGEDTLALNGTVPWAIQQYKFQLTEAFRQKNPRRILRVAADLGHYIADANVPLHTTRNYNGQMTAQEGIHAFWESRVAELYGESYDMFVGAAMYEHKVAHRAWQAVRNANAGLDSVLRFERELSAKFRPEQKYVLEDRNGVIVKTYSREFSERYHQLLNRQVERQMRASVKMVADFWFTCWVDAGQPILSDFSHFDLDEQAKKEEKEEKMGWLKRLFSVRTESDN